The window AAGTACAAGGACTAAACTGGTCGACTCCACCGCAGGGTGCGAGATGTTGagcttcctcgacgcctactctggGTATCAGCAAGTCTATATGGCTGAGGAAGACAAAGAAAAAACGAGTTTGATCGCCCCTTCCTTCTGCTACAAGCGGATGCCCTTCGGTTTGATAAATGCCGGCGCCACATTTAAGCGCCTAATGAGCCTCATCCTCAGGTCTCAGTTGGGTCGTAATGCAGAAGTGTACGTTGACGACGCCGTCATCAAAAGCCGCTTGGCAGGGACTCACCCCAAAAACACCTCTTTTTTTGCATCTGCTGAGCAGAACCAATTACCAGATCCTACTTCTAAGCTCTATGCTCTACTTCGGCCTTGCTCTCACTTATGGGTAGGAAGGACAGTAAGCAGGAATTCATGTTGGCTAACTATTCTATCCAGGCGGAAGTTGTTTTCATAGGAAAGACGGAAGGTTTTGCGCGTTGGTTGTATCGAATTTCCCTTTCTAATAGCATACACAAATAGATAAGAAAGTTACGACGATGATAAGGTAAGTGAAAACCTTTGATTTACCTTACCATCAGTTCTGTCTTATCTCTGTGCCTCCTCTAGCCATTTCATAATTGGATATCGTCATTCAAATCTGTTATGACAACTGTTTGGTAAGCAGGGATTCGAATCAAACAATAAATACCAACTCTAAGTGTGATGGATAGTACCTGGTGCCTAATTTCATGGTATCTTTCTTGGCGCCTACCACAGGAAAACCCCTCCTTCTTTTGGGAGGAAATCAAATGAGTAAAGGTTTCTGCCGACTCCCCTCAAGgaaccactcactactcaacttgaaACCATGGACCTACCTCCTGCTTTTTACTTTCTTCTTTGTCCCAATTCATATCGAGCATGTCTTTCTCCATCTATAGATAGAGAGAATATAGGATAGGGGCGCTCAAAGCAAATAGGATTCTGTATCTAATACTAATAGGTACTAACCGCATTCAAGATTGACTTGACCTCTTATTTTGGATAGGCAGAAATGCTTACGCCCTAGGGGTTTAAAGGGCCCACTCCCTTTGGTTGACTCATCAGGCTCACCACCTTTTGGAGCTCATCCAACAGTCAGTCTActtaatcataatcataatcaatccgttgctattgctatctatCGCCATACCCACAAGAGGGTAATTTATCCAACTCCCCGTGCGAAAGCAAGTCCCGTGTCAGCAGTGATTCGAGTTGTTCCTTGAGAGCAGGCTTATGGCATTCCAGGTAAACATAACAATATGAGAGAGAACTCCGTTCGGCTTATAAGTACTCGATTGAACCAATTGTTTTTTCATTTCTCAGTAGGTCACCTTGGGCCAGCTGCTGACTTTCTAGAAAGAGACAAGGAAGTCGATTCAACATAAGGGAAGAAAGCATATTTTAGGTTTACTCCTTCCATGTCTAGTAGGAGTGCGTGCTTCTTATTGCCTTTTGAGCAGTAGTTGTATACATTCCTCACTCAGTCTAATTAATTATCTTTCTCCCTACCCAAATACCAAGGGAGGTTTATGAGTCATATCCTCCTTACGAGATAGCGGAAGTAGCATTAGCGGGAAAAGTAAGCTCCTTTTCAAGCCTTCTCTTTCGTAACCTTTGATTAGTTCCTTAGATGCCCTTAGCAAGAATGATGCAGGAGCAAGAAAGTCTATTTCCTCCGCCTTTCCAGAATATAGCTATTCAAATAGAACAGTATAAAATGCAATCCATAAGTCATGCTGGTCAATCAATGACAATGATAAGCTCTATAAAAAAAAGAGTCTATTGCTCTTCGACACGTTTTATATCTACTTCAGTCATGCTTTATTGGAGTTATctgacgccaaggaggaaggaataGAGATTAGGATCCTAGCCTTGTTCCGTTTGAAGTTCCTAAGAGAGGTTACAAAAGAAAGGGATGCTCAAAGCAAGGATTTGGAGTCTTATTAGTGCATCAATCTACAGAAAGGTAGGGGGGCATACCTGTGTGAAAATGGAGTGTAAAGCATATTCTAGATATTTCACTTCGAATTTCTTCCTCTTAAAAGAGTCAAGTCCGCAGGGTTCCCTAAATTCCCCAGGAATCAAGTGGGACCGGGAGATCGTCGTTCATTCGGTGGTTGGCCCTCCCCCTAATAAGTACCTACCAAGAATTGGGCCAGTTAGTTCAAGCGGTACCGAATCACAAAGAACAGTTGAGTTTTCTAATTCATCTATTATTCTATTTTTTGCATTTCTAGAATAGCGTTGGAGCCGGGACACACATTTCTGCCCGAGTTCCAACAGCAAACCAAATACGTTATCATGGAAAACGAGTTTCGCCAACACAGAAGAGTTTGTGTGCTTTTTATTTTCACATGAGTTTCACATATGTGATGGTTGGTTGGGAGGGTACGGCAAATGACTCTAGAATCTTTCTGGATACAACCACTGAACCGGAAAATGGCCACTATCGTCACCGAGAAAATACTATCTTGTGGACTCAGGCTCTACGTTTATGCCTTAAGGTCTTTCTCCTTACCGTGGGGAGCGGTACCACTTGCGTGATTCTAGAGAAGAAGGCGGTGTCCCGACCACAAGGCGGTTAAATTCCACTGGTGCTTGCTAGCCAGTCAAGAACGACTCGAAGACCGTGGGAAGGTCTTCACGCTACGCCGAAGACGACGATGGCTCCATACCGGGTGGTAATACACAGGTATAGGATTTCCTGTAATGATGTGAAACTGTATATTTCAGAGAAATAGCTCAGTTCGAGAGGAAGGCGGAAACAGTTCCGGTTTTATTAACCTGATTCCTATTCATTTACCGGTAAAGGAAGGAGTTCTTATCTATTTCTCGAGGCAATTATACTCATATCGACAATATGAACTGCATGAGAATTAGCATATAGAAAGAAAGCTTTACCGAATACAGGTCTAGTAGGTATAGAGCCGTAAGCGTGGTGGGGGTGCCGGTGCTTAGGCAGATGCCCCATTGTTCATGATGTTGCAATGAATCCAGTGGATCATCCTCATGGAGGAGGTGAGGGGCGCACGAAAGGAGGTAGACCTTCGGTGTCACCTTGGGGAAAGCTCACCAAAGCATGATTTCGGGCAGTAGTAGGGGTGGTGAAACTTTAGATGTCAAATGCCACCAATTTTTCTGCTCAAGTTAGAACATAGTTTTTCGAAGTGAATTGGCCAGTTCCTTTTAAAAGGAGACTGGTTTCTTTTTATAAGCGATTGGCTTCACTTTAGATTTTTTATCGTAATTTCTCTTTGATTTATGGGTTGTTATTTATTATTTCGATTTTTGATAAACGAAACGAATCCAAGCCCGACAAGTAGAATTCCATTCGGTacctttggggttttctttttcctTCTGGATGACGACGTCACCGCGTCTCCTTATTGTTATTGCGATGGTGACGAGGAACAAAGGACCAGGGAGATCATCGAAATTACCTCTAGCCCGGAGCCAGAGGGGGTCGTCGACACAACGCCAACCCTGGTGGTGGGGCACTTCGAAGGTCTGGAGACCCTCCTTGAGATTCCCCCTTTACCGGAAACGCCACCCGCATGTCCTTCCTTAGCTCCAGAAGAAAGGGAGCAAGCCCCCTCTGTTGGCCTAAACCTCGATCCATCCTAGAGTAGCCGCCGGCTGGACGGCGGCGAACGGGGGGCAAACTCCTCAAAACGAAGTTCTACTTTGTCTTTGGAAGAATTGGAAGAATCGGACTCTAAGTTTAAAGTAGGAGTAGAGTCTTTAGAGGCTCGCTTAGAAGGAATAAAGAGAAAAAAGCAACTGCAAGCGTTCGGGGCTTCTCCTTTTGAGACCGCGAAAGCAGAGCTGGTTACGTCCATTGGGGAAAATTCCCAGTTTCGTGTGGGACTGCTTTTGTCTCTGGATGTCAAATGCCCCTTGACGGGCAAACGGGAGGCTCTCTAAAAGACGATAGAGGCCATCTTGAAATGCCAAGGGAAGCCCACAGACTCCCTAGCGTCTCTACTCGACCTAAAATGCGATCTCGAGGACCCCGAAAAACTCGAGACCGCTCTCCGTCCATATTTAGGACGGTTAGGGCGATTTTTTAAGAAATAAAAACCTTCTGTCGATTTATCCACACTTCCATGACTTCTAGAGGAAAGCTAACTGCTTGCTGGCTGGGAGCTGTATGAGCGGTAACGTCCACGTACGGCTCTGTGAGAAGGTGGACGGAAATGGCCTTGTTGTACCTCACTCCCGTCTTCAATGGGGTCTGCTCTTTTTTTAGGAGAGTATGCCAATATGATCTTAATGAGGTGCAGGGTTTGCATCTGACATTCGTTGGGCTTTCCTCTGCGGGAGCCCGCGTCCCGGCCTTTTTGTGCAATAAACCCCTCCGGCCGAAGACTAGTGATAGGTGGTCCCGCGGAGCTTTCGGAGAAGGGTAGCCTAGTGTGTAAGCACAGCAATGAACCGCGGCGAACCCTCAGACGACCCTTCTAAGATAAGGGGGGAGATCCTCAGTAGTGGTGACCCTTTGACTCTTCCACTGACTTATATATGTACCGAATGCTCATACGGGAAAGTGAACTCCTGGGTCTGGAACCTGGGGGGGTTGCTCCGATAAAAAATCCTTTCTTTCTCGTCCACTCTAGGGGGTGCGGACACACCTGCGCGGATTACAGGTGACGGTTACAAGAATGGCGGGGAAGTGAAGAGTACCCGACGACATTCAGGGATGAATGTAGACCCATCGGGCGGGGATAATCATTCCGGTCCTGGGAGAGGTGGCGACACCAGTCTGAGCTGAGGGAAGCCAGCCAATTGAGTCACTGAAACGACCGCAGGAGGCGCACCCTAAGCCCAGCTTCTCGGAGCTGCTATTGCGAAATACAGCTTCCTTAATATCCAAATTTCAACAAGGGGGCTGGGCTGCTCGCCTTCATAGAAAGGCGACCGGGCCTAGATTAGATGTTCGCCTTTTTATAGAATAGAAAGAGAAGgtaaaggggggggggttggagaTTCTTTCAAGAATGCATGGCTTCCTCCTATTCCGCTTCAACAGAAGCCCTTAAAATCCTGCTGCTATGGCAGCAAGGGTTATCCATTTCATAGGCGAGGGTGGGGGAGAAGCAAGCCGAACCTCTGATCGACCCGGACACGTCAAAAATTCTCGGCGCCGAGAGAAAGACGAGATTCAGTAAGTAATTCAGTGAGTGCTTTCTTTTATAAGAAGAGCGTCGGCTTGGAAGAAGAAAATGAAATACGAACAACCGCGCTGGTTGTAATAGATCGACTTGAATGCATCTTCTTGCTCCAGCATTCAAGTTCCATTTCAAGGGAGGACGACGTACCATGGTACTTTCTGTTTTGTCGAGCCCTGCTTTGGTCTCTGGTTTGATGGTTGTACGTGCTAAAAATCCGGTACATTCCGTTTTGTTTCCCATCCTAGTCTTTTGCGACACTTCTGGTTTACTTATTTTGTTAGGTCTCGACTTCTCCGCTATGATCTCCCCAGTAGTTCATATAGGAGCTATTGCCGTTTCATTCCTATTCGTGGTTATGATGTTCAATATTCAAATAGCGGAGATTCACGAAGAAGTATTGCGCTATTTACCAGTGAGTGGTATTATTGGACTGATCTTTTGGTGGGAAATGTTCTTCATTTTAGATAATGAAACCATTCCATTACTACCAACCCACAGAAATACGACCTCTCTGAGATATACGGTTTATGCCAGAAAGGTACGAAGTTGGACTAATTTGGAAACATTGGGCAATTTACTTTATACCTACTATTCCGTCTGGTTTTTGGTTTCTAGTCTGATTTTATTAGTTGCTATGATTGGGGCTATAGTACTTACTATGCATAGGACTACAAAGGTGAAAAGACAGGATGTATTCCGACGAAATGCCTTGGATTCTAGGAGCCATATAATGAACAGGACTATTTCTCCTTTTGGCCATAGCCATAGAAGAAGCTTCTCCTCCGGAGCGGGGGGACCGCCTGACAATTACAAAGAAACCTTTAAAATGTGGATTTAGTGCTCAGAATATAAGGATTTCCCTGGCTTAAAATGCAAGATAGACAGACTTCTTGCATTCCTTGAGCCTGGGGAGATCCTATTCATGGTAAACACGTTCCCCCGGGACTTTCCTCTGCTCGAGATCTTAGAACCCCAGGATATCCGAAATATAATTGCTCACTCGCACAAGCAGTGGAAGCCACCCAAAAAGGGAGGCTAGTAATTTTTTTTGGTAGGTTTGTATTGTTTCTCGAATTGGTAGGTTTCTCGAAGTAGTTTTAGTAGGTTTCTCAGGAAATAGAGATGCCGAGGCCCCTACTTACCTTATGGGTAGGTAGGGGGAAGGAAGAGTGGGTCAGAGGGCTTCCTTCATAGTGCATacctctctttctcttttgagttTTTCTGGTCGCGCAAGATCTTTGGTCTTCCCCCGGAACCGATGAAAAAGCGTGTCGCTTCTTATGGACTCGCTCAGAATGATTCTTTTATATCTAAGGAAAGGGGATGACATTATCGCCATTGATTGAATTCGTACGTCTATCGCTATCCCGGGCCGAGGAGAGGGGGTTTCGGAAGGAGGAAGGCTTGTTTCATTATCGAATATCGTGTAGAACTCACTTGCCCTGCCTTTTGCTAGGAGAGTGTAGTTCGAGCATTCTATTGTGTGCTCGATCCGTGATACGCAAAGCAATCTCCTGTTTACTATTGATCTAATGACAGTTGATTGAGACTTGCCATTGTCGTCTTTCGAAAGCGAACTCTTATCTGGTTGCACTCGGGTTCTCCTGTCGACTTGTTTTTCAATAGTAAATCACAGGCAGTATGCCCTATTTGAAAACATGCAATGAGGGTACGAGCAACACTCCCCAAACTTGGCATGACTCATCGCCATCTTGTATTCATGATCTTACCTCTATTGGTCACAAATGCATAGCATAGGATCGAGTGGATCGGCACCCAATAGGCCAGATTTTCCTATCTTTGATGTTAGAAGTGATTCCAATCTATTTTTCTATAGTGATAGTTCACACATTAGCAATTAGCACTGCCTCAAAGCAAACATAGGAACTAGGGAGTTCATCGAGAGAAAGTCCCTTTAGTTTCGTACTTCCCTGTTTCGGATTTGCATATGTCTTTAATCGCAATAGTTGTAGAGAAATCCCTCAATCACGGGACAATCCTCCAGGGCAAAGGTACTTCCAAAGCTCAGAAGGTTCATCTGTGCATGAAAGGAATGAAACAAATTCCATAGAAAAAATAGGAAAATCCCCACCGAGATCGGTACCTATCTAGATCCCCAGCTTCGACAACAAAACTCCTTCCCATTTTGCGACCATTCCCGCGAGGACTACGATTCGGATTATCTAATGTCATCCCCAAACAGAATTACACCTCTTAAGAGGAAGGGACGGCCCTCTATCCGGTGTGGGTTCCTACGAATTATTGTATGGTTCCGGATCCAGGTCCCTCTGCCCTTGCTTTTTGTTATTCCATAGGGGTATGGACTGAAGTAATCACTAATCCAGGAAAGATGGATCTTTAGCTAGAAAAACGAAAAGCCAATACGTCATGTATCAAAGCAATAGGGATAGGGGTAGTTGTATACCACCTACGAATAGGAAGATCCTGGGTTTTGTAAGAAAACTACGAATAGGAAGATCCTGGGTTTTGTAAGAAATCCAATTTCATCAATTCTAAGCACGGTAACGGCAGTGCTCCTATCCAACGGCCGGGGATCTATTCGATTTCTCAATTTGCTAATGCCGATAAGCTTAGGTTGTTATTTCATCGTCTTGCGCTAAAAAGGCACCCTCCTATTATGCTAACAAAGGGACGGATAACGGCAAAGCGGAACAGCAATAGCGAAAGCAGGTACAGTAACGGCGCAATCCCTAAAAAAAGAATCAAAATAGAGAAATTTAGAGCGCTGCGAATTTCCTTCTTTTGATAATGCTACCCACACAGTCACGGCTCCTATCCGGTCACCGGGTTAAACAATTGATTCCTCTCAACGCATCCCCGCGGTAAAGAGCTAGTCGTATTCTTTTGAGAATTCTCTAGTTGTATTCAAGCAAGAGTCCTCGGCATCCTACGAAAACAAGCGCTAGGAATATCAATAGCGTTAGCGTTAGCGTCCTGGCCTTTGCTTGGGGATTCCTCTATGGAATTCCAAACATGCCATTGCTTTGCCTTTGCTCGTCCCTTTGATTCAATCCTTCTTCTCCTCGAAAGCTACAACTAGAAAATATATTCTTCTTTGCCGGTGCGAACCCTTCTTTTGAATAACAACCATTGGCAAGACCAGCGAAATCCGAATACTAATCCGAGGAAAGCCCATCCCTACTTCCCTTTGCTGTTGTTCCTCGAAATCCTCTACTAGTCATTGGTTTCAAAGCAAAGGTATCCGGTATAGGGGGTCGTGGGCAGGTTAGTGTTTCATTTCGATAGGTGATAGTGGTATACCCAAACCATATGGTATAGGTCTTGGAAAGGAAAGTAAATCAAGTCCATCTTACAGGATTTCTTCACTTGCTTGGGCTTAAGCGGTACTAGTACCCGGAGAATAGTTCCATTCTCTTTCTCCACATGACACCCTTGTGTTGTCAAACTAATGAATCCCTCTCCGCCCCTGCTCCGACAAAGCAATAAGCACTAGGGTATCCACCCACCCGCTAGTTCGAATAGCCGGTTTCCTCCCCTTCCGCTCAAGCTAAAGGTTCTGGGCTACGGCTTCCGGTTCCGTATTCCGATTCGTCTTCGGATAGCATTAGAAAATCCCTTTCATGCCTTGCCAATACAACTATTATTTTTCTTAGCCGAGGAGCCTTTGGAAGTACCGTTGTTGGATCGGATTGAGCCATTATAGGATCGGATAAAGATTCACTCTTTGCCAATGCCTGCTTCCTTGGTTTCCTACTTTCTGCATCGAAAGTGACTTTTTGCTCAGTATCGAGAACCACTTCTTCTCCTTTTCGAGGCGTAGATCGCCCGTCATCTGATTTGCTTCGTCAAAGCGGATAGCATTATGGAATTGATTATATTCGTAGAAAAAGCACCCCTATTTAATAAGTCCTCGGAAATGATCTCATCCAGTACTTCTCTCAGCCTATTTGCCAAGACTTTGGAGCATAGCTTGTAAATGACATTGCACAAAGATATCGGCCTATACTGTGAGATTTCTTGGGGGTTCTACTGTCAACAAGTGCACTATTATTTACTTCACCGCGTACTTAAAGAATTGTTGGTAGCAAAGAACAGCACCTGATAGAAAGGATGCTAACCAAGCCTCTTCTGTTTAAGCAAGGCTAAGCCAGAATAAGGGGTACAGTAGGCTGGTGACCCTGACGATAGCACTAAGACTGCCTCGGGAATCTCCTCAATCGTTGAAGAGTGCCTCGGGAATTGAATAAAAGCACTGATATCCATATAATCCTACAATTATGCTCTATTCTCTTGAAGAGAAGACACTTGAACTTCGTCATGTGCTATTGATCCTTTTGAACCTAAATTCACATTGGCTCTTTTTGGCATACAGCTTTTGTTTTTCTGTGAAAGTCCTCCTTCCTCTGGACAAAGATTACATTAGAGGTGCCTCGACCCGAAAGAGCATGATACAATCAATTAGGACGTAGCTCTGCTACAAGAAAGGATAGGACTTTTGCCAAGTCTAGAGTTCGACTTCTAAAAAGAGAAAGCCactaacaaaaagaaagaaaagaggaggaagCTGGACTTACCTCTGTTCGAGATACAATGACTCGAATAAATAAGTCTTATGGATGAATGTTGAAGACGGACGATACAACCCTACTAAAAGTCACAAAGCTCACTTCGCTATCAGGCCTAGTAGCTGCTTCATAATATAGGTGAGATAGATTAATTGATTGTTTCTTTTTTTTGTTATAGAATTCTAAATCGAGCATTAGTTTGAACGACATAGAAAACTCTTTTCCAACTAAGCACTCTTGAGCATCAAGCAATTATATGGCTTGGATTCGGTCTGTTCCATCTTTTACCTTTGGAAAAATAAAGGGATTGGAGCCGCAAATccttgttgaagaggatatcgagcACAAGAGTGAAGAGTGAAGAGTAGAGGGCGCATTGGATGTGCGCTCCCTATGAACGATGTCCCACTAGAAATGGATCTTCGGAAAGAAGAGTGTTTCTCTTGATATTTCTATTCTATTCTATTTCTATAAGTGAATTATTGATCAAGATCAAATGGAGAAAATGTAGATGTGAAACTATGTTCTTTGAACACCTTCTTCCATGCTATTGAAGCTGGCAAACAGGGGAGTGAGTGAAGAGAGAAGCCATGCCTCTTTCGATGTGAGGCAAGCGATGAACGAGTAGATGCTGCCCTTAGACCAATTTTCTCTTTCGGTAGCTGACACCGAGATGGGCTAGGCTAGGAAACCTTATTCGAGACGATAGGGATGGTAAACAAAGCGATGGGGTATACGTACGAATTGGAATACAAATGAAATCATTGCCTATAAAGATGAACCCGTTAGCGTATAGGAACAACAACATATGAAAGTTGGGTGGATACTCCTATTTAATTGGTTTAACCAGAAACAGAGGATAGGATTCGGAAAGTCAACCGGAAACCGAGCCCTAACCTTTAATTGATGAGAATTTCCATACCCCTACTACTCGTATGTATTGGCGTGGGTTCGTATGTAAACATTCGTATTGGCTTAGCAGAGCACTTCGTATCCCGCCACAACCGATCCTTTGCTTCCTTCTCACTCAGCTTTTTGACTCAACAGTCGTTCCCCCTGTTACACAAAGCTACGTATACAGGGGTAGTTGTTCATCCCTTTTGC is drawn from Triticum dicoccoides isolate Atlit2015 ecotype Zavitan chromosome 4A, WEW_v2.0, whole genome shotgun sequence and contains these coding sequences:
- the LOC119287971 gene encoding NADH-ubiquinone oxidoreductase chain 6-like encodes the protein MHLLAPAFKFHFKGGRRTMVLSVLSSPALVSGLMVVRAKNPVHSVLFPILVFCDTSGLLILLGLDFSAMISPVVHIGAIAVSFLFVVMMFNIQIAEIHEEVLRYLPVSGIIGLIFWWEMFFILDNETIPLLPTHRNTTSLRYTVYARKVRSWTNLETLGNLLYTYYSVWFLVSSLILLVAMIGAIVLTMHRTTKVKRQDVFRRNALDSRSHIMNRTISPFGHSHRRSFSSGAGGPPDNYKETFKMWI